ATTTGGTTTAAATGCTAAGATAAGAAAACCTTCTTCTGGGCCCAACTCCAGATTCAATTGACATTTAGTATGTACCGTGTATAAAGCATCAGTCATCTCGTCCAACATGTGCCACCCCTTCCTccaaaattgtttttattagtaTTTCAAAttgttgaaatgttgtttttgaaactgTAAGCTAGAAATCATACTTGGAAAATCCTCAGTAAGGGGGTTTCTTTAGTGGATGTAATTTGTTTCACTTCCACAATGAGGAGTACAGAATTGTGCAAAAGAGCAAAGGGAAGTATGTTTGTGTAAAATTACAATAAATTCTGTATCAGCATGCTCAAAGCAGCTACTGAAGGCAAAGGAGTGTGGCCTTTTCAAAAATGAATAAGCTCTGCAGTTATATTTTCTTCCAAATGATCTCCTAATGCAACATAAACCTTGGTTGCACCCTTGTTTAGTCTTTAGTTCTTTTCATACCAAGCTTGCAGGGTATACAATAGAGTGCTATATTATGCTGTGTAGCTATGTAATGCTGAACAGTCCAAAGCTCAATtcacactctgctctctctaTTCAAAATGCAAATTAAGACTGCAACTTATACAATAAGAGGGAGCTCGTATTCCCCTCACaggttgtttgaaaaaaaaagtagaaagttAGCACTGCGGCTTCACAGGTGGCCTGCAAACAGCAAAGGAGAACAGTGAGGCAAGGTGACCTGATGTAAAAACCTGACAACTCTCCACCCTGCTccagtgtccttgagcaagacagcTTAATCCCCGGTAGCTGCAGCAGTGGGTTTCCTGAGCAGagcctgacctctgacctccctgTGGTGGGCTGGGCCGACATAAAGAAATTTTCCctatggggattaataaagtatcaCATTATCATTTGAATGCAGCTGATTGTATCTTTGTGAGCCTGCAGACCTTTCAGTTAGAAATACGTGATGTGACCCTGTCACGGTACATCTCATGTATCTGTAGTGAAAGGTCTGCAGACCCAAATGTCAAATGATAAAGAAACAATCAACTATGTTGTACACCTCCCACTTCTATATTCATTCAACGGTATTTAAGCTAGGGTTTATTACAATGTCACAACACTTTGCTTTTCAGTTTGATTCAgcctcctttgttttttttaaaagcagaattcaacattaaccaaaccacaaacagaaaaggtgtttttttataGCCGAACTAGTACAGAAGAGTCAAAAAACTGAAGAAATAGTCATACGTAGCTTAAAATTTAGAtcctgtttcttcttttgtctAGAGGGATTTTTGGTTATTTAAGGGAAAAAGAAGTATGAAATTTCACATCTCAGTGCGCTCTTGTTTCAGTCTTATTGCGCAAGACCAAAAGTCAactaaagcaaactcaagaaacagcaaacataaactctttctctgtctttctgtgccctgtttctttctgtctctctctgtccccgTGGTCAACAATCCCTCTGCTGGCCTTTATCCCTGAAATCCCCATGGACAGAGAGTCAGGAGAGGGAGAATGCTTAAATGGTTTGAATGATGGTGTGGAATgctaaaaagtgtgtgtgtgtggttgcaaGGGGGAGCAAGAAAGGGTGAGGGGGTTGTTGGGGGGGTCTCCTGCCTGGTCTAGGATCTGGTATGCGTGACTgaacaagaggaggagaaaaagaggaaaagaagaaaaaaaatcccccaccAAAACCTGCCTTCCTAACTTCTAAAGACAGACAATGGCTACTGACTGGTCTGGCaaccttctgtgtgtgtgtgtgtgtgtgtgtgtgtgtgtgtgtgtgtgtgtgtgtgtgtgtgtgtgtgtgtgtgtgtgtgtgtgtgtgtgtgtgtgtgtgtggtgtcacTTCACACACAGGACACGTCCCGATggaaagcagagagagggaaatctACTCTAAGCAACTTTAGATCTCATTGCGCCGCACATGCAGTCACACATATACAGCTCTGCCACATGTGGAACAcaacactgcaaaaaataaCTTCAATTCATCccaaaaatgttcaattttaaCCATGAAACCTGCCCAACAATGACTCCTATTGCTGTTAACCACCCCTGAGACTCAAACTGTGCTACCAGTTGAGCTTTGCACCTTCTCCTCTGCTGTATTTGAGGATGCAAAAACAGAGGATGATTAAAAAAGTCATCAGGCTAGAACAGCTTCCTATAATAAACGCCCTGGTGATAATTAATTACACAGACACTGCAGCCAAATCAAGACGGCAAGCATCCATTTTGATTCTCCTcgtaaataataaaacaacacaacagattttttttttttcagccctTTTTGAGCATCAAGACGAGGCTGATGAGGAACAGAGATGTGTGGGTGGTTATTATGAACAATGCAGCACAATAAAAACCCTTAATTTTGtctaataaatgtaaaaacatcacACTAACATTAATAAGTACCTGGAGgattattcatgtgtgtgttggcaAGAAAACATTCATCATGGAGACTTCAATAAAGTGCTACACCTACACAGAAGTAGTCCACACGTCATTTCGTTCATTATATAAAtatctttaattgttttaactgtaagaatataaaacaatttaattttgggattctgcattttttcttctttacaaacacataatATACagtacatctttttttattttcaaaaacacacagctttGTCAGCAGGACGCACATCCGTATATTAATTTTTCTAGCAGGTCATTGCATTACATTAAGACGCGTGCGCACgcaggcttgtgtgtgtgtgcgcactctgtgtgcatgtgtgttaatgtgtgtgtgtgtgggagagagagagagggagagaaggggaCGCATTCCTGCTTGTAACCCGAGAcatagagagaaaaagagagaaagaaaaaaaaataataatcgaTTGCTCCTTATTCTAAGCATGTCTGGAAATGGATTCGGGGTATTtttattcagagagagagagagagggaaaagaggaaaaacagatatccctgccctctcctctctcctcttcttctccctctctcttcctatCTCACCGGCGAGAGCAGCATGAATATGAATGCGACCTGCGTTGGCATTAACGTGGGAAAATAAAGCCATGAGACAAACCCTGATTCATTTGGATCAATAAAAAGGATATAAGACGTAGAAATCACTTCAATTTGAAGTACAGCAcactgaaaaacatccacaggGGTTTATTCCCACCAGATCCCGTACAAAAAAACACCTTATTTTCCCATTTACATGCACTTAGCCAATGTTACATTCTATAATGGCCTGATCGTACATTTTCACGCCTTGCATCTCGCAATGTGGGGCCATAATAATCCCTCACTGTAATATGTTCATTAAAGAATGACTGTAGGTACGGTACACTCAGGAGTCGgactcttctctccctcttaaTGTGAACACAACATGCCCATAAAGGCTGTTAAAGTTGGGACTTTGTCCCTAAAACTAAAGAATATAAAAGCTCCTGCTCACGTGTGATTTTACGTCTCTTCTAATTTTTTTGCATAAAGCAacgttttctctctctttctctctctctgggtaaTTGTTGCTGTTTATAGGGTAAAATTAACTAAGGTAGTTAGATTGTGTCCTGGTCTCCTTTCTCCAGCTCTGCTCTTGGTGTAAAGAGGGAGGacgggaggaaggggagggagagagaggagggggatggGGGGAGGGGGCAGACACAGTCCCTTTAGGCACATTTTCTCCCAGTCTCTCATTCTCGctttccttctgtttttttttaacagtataCACCCTTTGAAAACAACCACATACGAGGTAGCCAAATGTTTTTGTAGGCGTGATGGCTGTAGCAGGAGATTAGTCATAAATGTATCAAATCCAGACGCACtgtaagagaaaataaatgtctCGTACTAAGAGTTTTAGAGCTCATTTTGCTTTAAATGAGACACAAGTTTCACTGCCAGAATGAcactttagtttttttaaaatgtgtgaaatgagcgaTTTGCATCAATGTTATTCCAGCCCGGTGTCAGACTTCATGAGAAATCAAAACTCAATGTGAGATTGAACAACTGTTAACAGAGATGTTCATGAGCTCATACAAAAGTAAGTTGACATTGCTTCCTACCAGGCAGAATATTTAGTCATATCAAACACTAATTTTAATCCTGCAAGGCCcatggagagaaaataaaacatctgcacaTAAAATTCTTGTCACACAGTACACAAGCACACAGGAGGCAAAGAGGGAGATCTCtatttaaataagaaaaaattaCCCTGCCCGTCTACTCATGCCCCTTCTCAGATCcccatacaaaaacaaaaagaaccaAAAAGAACCAACAAATCATTTCCAATCACCTCACTTTCTCACTCTCTGTCATCTGCCAGAGTCCCAGGTTCAACACTTTAAGGCAGGGGAGCTGTGTGATCCTCTCCAGTCCCCTCTTGGTGATCTTGGTACATCCATACAGGTCGATGCCCGCCAGCTGGGTCAGGTGGTCGGCTATGAGCTCCAGCCCTTTGTCCGTGATGCGCACACACTGTCCAATGTTCAGGGTCCTCAGCTCATGCATCTGCCTCACCATCCGATTTATCCCATCATCCGAGATGTGACATGAGCACAGGGACAGGGACTTGAGCTGGTACAGCCCCTGGGCGATGTACGCCAACGTCTGGTCTCCTATCTTGTCGCAGAATGAAACGTCCAGCCCTGAGAGCCTCAGGGTGCCCATGGCGAGATGCATAGTCCCTGTGTCACTGATGTTGTCACAGGAGCGTAGGTTGAGGCTCCACAGGGAAGCCATGTGGGAGAGGTGGATCATCCCAGCGTCCGAGATCCCCCCACAGAAGCTCAGGTTCAGCACCCGCAGCTTGGTGAGCCCCTTGGAAATGTGTTTGAGTGACAGGTCCGTGAGTTTCTGACAGTCCTGGAGGGTCAGGTACTCCAGATTCAAGCAGCCCTCTGCTGCGCTGCGAGTCATGCCCGCCAAATGTCCAATCCCCACATCCGAGACATGCCTGCAGGACCTCAGGTTGAGGCTCTTGAGCCTGTGGAGGCCCCAGGCTATCAACAGGAGCCCAGTGTTGGTGATGTTGCTGCAGCCGCCGAGCTCCAGCACCTCCAGGTTCTTCAGATACTGAGCTATCCTGCCTAGACTGGAGTCTGTGATCTGCTTGCACAAACTAAGGTTCAAGACCCTCAGTGATGGGATCTCCTGCACAAATGCATGACCTAGACCATTATCTGTGAGGTTGTAGCAGCCGGACAGATTGAGGGACTCAATGTTAGGCATACCCTGGATCACATAGCTCAAGCTGCGGCGCAGGGACAGGATCTGGACCCTCCGGATGCCCCTGGCCTGGAGGCTGGGGAACAGGGAGGGATTGGCCCGGCGGAGGTGCAGCTTGGCCTCCACCCCCCTCCACACCGACTTGTGGTAGGATGCGTCCCTCCAAGCTATACACACTTGGGCTACCCTGCCTTTGTCCCTCACGTCCAGATAGCTGAAAATCATGGCCAAAATTTCCGGGAAGAGGCACGAAATGTGCGTCTCCATTGTTTTTCAAACCCCAGGCATATAAGACTTTAATACTCCACACCTCCAAGGCTGAAAAAAAGAAGCCAGTCAAAcacctcctgctgctgcaatTATGCAAAAGTATCAACAGTCCCAGATATTCatagaagtaaaataaaagaaataggAGTTGGTTGTTTCTCTTCTCTCACATTGAACTGTGCAAAATCGATCCAACTCT
Above is a genomic segment from Notolabrus celidotus isolate fNotCel1 chromosome 21, fNotCel1.pri, whole genome shotgun sequence containing:
- the fbxl14b gene encoding F-box/LRR-repeat protein 14b, with protein sequence METHISCLFPEILAMIFSYLDVRDKGRVAQVCIAWRDASYHKSVWRGVEAKLHLRRANPSLFPSLQARGIRRVQILSLRRSLSYVIQGMPNIESLNLSGCYNLTDNGLGHAFVQEIPSLRVLNLSLCKQITDSSLGRIAQYLKNLEVLELGGCSNITNTGLLLIAWGLHRLKSLNLRSCRHVSDVGIGHLAGMTRSAAEGCLNLEYLTLQDCQKLTDLSLKHISKGLTKLRVLNLSFCGGISDAGMIHLSHMASLWSLNLRSCDNISDTGTMHLAMGTLRLSGLDVSFCDKIGDQTLAYIAQGLYQLKSLSLCSCHISDDGINRMVRQMHELRTLNIGQCVRITDKGLELIADHLTQLAGIDLYGCTKITKRGLERITQLPCLKVLNLGLWQMTESEKVR